The genomic interval CGCTCAAGGGCGACTCACCCGAGTCCGCGGCAAAGCCCGTCAGCACTCGCGACGTCACCTCCATCGCGGGCCCCTTCCAGTCGGCGCTCACCAGCGCATCGACCACGCCCTCCAGCCGCGAGGCCGCAATCTGATGCGTCGCATAGCCGAGCCACCGCGCATCCGCCGCATCGCAGCGCGCGCCCGTGAGCCCCAGATACGTCCCCATCTCGCTCGGGAACCGCGGGAGGAACCAGCTTCCGCCCACGTCGGGGAACAGGCCGATCGCGGTCTCGGGCATCGACAGCATCAGCCGCTCCGTGACGACGCGGAACGCGCCATGCGCAGACAGCCCCAGCCCTCCACCCATGCAGACGCCATCCACCAGCGCGATGAACGGCTTGGGGTAGTGGTGGATGAGGTGGTTCAGGGCGTACTCAGCCCGGAAGAACGCGCGCGACAGCGGCTCACCCTCCACCGGCGACGGCCCCGAGAGCGAGGCGGCGACCGCGCGCACGTCTCCTCCCGCGCAGAAGGCCCGTCCCCCCGCGCCGCGAATCACCACGGCGCGCACTCGGTCATCAGCGGCCCAGGCTCGGAGCTGGGGGTCCATCGCTCGGCACATCCCCAGGCTCAGCGCGTTGAGCGCCTGGGGGCGGTTCAGCGTCACGAGCCCCACCGGGCCTCGCGTCTCCAGCAGCACGTCCTCGCTCATGGCGCGGGGATATCAGGCCCGAGCGAAACCGGGGCCGCCATTCCAGGGATGACACGGGGAGAGAACGCGGTATGGGAGGGCCATGACCTTCGCCACGGCCCCCTTGCGCGCCGCCGTCTTCGACATGGACGGCACGCTCATCGACAACATGGACTTCCACAACCGCGCCTGGG from Myxococcaceae bacterium JPH2 carries:
- a CDS encoding enoyl-CoA hydratase/isomerase family protein; the encoded protein is MSEDVLLETRGPVGLVTLNRPQALNALSLGMCRAMDPQLRAWAADDRVRAVVIRGAGGRAFCAGGDVRAVAASLSGPSPVEGEPLSRAFFRAEYALNHLIHHYPKPFIALVDGVCMGGGLGLSAHGAFRVVTERLMLSMPETAIGLFPDVGGSWFLPRFPSEMGTYLGLTGARCDAADARWLGYATHQIAASRLEGVVDALVSADWKGPAMEVTSRVLTGFAADSGESPLSARAEAIARCFAADRVEDILRALEAERSEWAEQTRATLARMCPMSLKVTLRQLRMGRGRDYDAMVPVEYRLSQTLTARADFREGIRAVLIDKDQKPRWSPASLDAVSEDAVDACFAADPSDSFELTAGR